The genomic interval CGGCGCGGCGCCGGTACGCAAGGCACTGGAGGACTTCCGCCGGCAGGCCGTCTCCTCGGGCGCCTCGAAGGGCCCGGTGGACATCGTGACGCACGACGCGGAGAACGTCGCGGTCATCGACGTACCGCTGGTCGGCGGTTCGGACCAGGCCGAGGCCGAGAAGAGCCTGGAACTGCTGCGGGACACCGTGCGTCCGGCGACGCTCGGCAAGGTCGCGGGGGTCGAGGCGCCGGTCACCGGGCAGGTCGCCGGGTCGAAGGACTTCAACGACCAGATCGTCGGCTCGGTGGTGCCGGTCTTCGCCTTCGTGGTCGTCTTCGCCTTCCTGCTGATGCTGCTCTGCTTCCGCTCGCTGACCGTGGCGATCACGTCGATCGTCCTCAACCTGCTCTCGGTGGGCGCCGCCTACGGCATCCTGACGGCGGTCTTCCAGCACGGCTGGGGCGCCTCGCTGGTCGGCGCGGAGGGCGTCGGCGCGATCATCTCCTGGCTGCCGCTGTTCCTCTTCGTGATCCTCTTCGGGCTCTCGATGGACTACCACGTCTTCGTGGTCTCCCGGATCCGTGAGGCCCGCCTCCAGGGCCGCGAGACCCGGGACGCCATCGCCCACGGCGTGGTCACCACGGCCGGGGTCGTCACCAGCGCCGCCGTGATCATGGTCGCCGTGTTCGCGATCTTCGGGACGCTGTCGATGCAGTCCATGAAGCAGATGGGCGTCGGCCTGGCGGCAGCGGTGCTGATCGACGCGACGATCATCCGCGGGGTGCTGCTCCCGGCCGTGATGGCCCTGCTGGGCGACCGCAACTGGTACTTCCCGAAGTGGCTGCGGTGGCTGCCGGACATGACGCACGACGAGTCGTACGAGGACGAGCCGGCCGTGTCCGCACCGGCGCGCGGCGGCGAGGAGCCGGAGCGGGTCGGCGTCTGACCCCCTGCATCACGCGGTCCCTCCTCCCGGACGCCGGCAGGAGGGACCTTCGTGTTCAGCGCTGGTAGCGGGCCAGGACCCGGTTGCCGTCGGTCACCAGACGCTTCTTCAGCTCGGCCGCGTCGATCGCTCCGCTGTAGTACTCCTGGAGCGCGGGCGTCGCCACCTTGTCCTTCCACTCGGGGTAGCCGCGCACCGACTGGGCCGGGGCGGACCGCAGTGCCCCGGCGAGCGCGGCGCCGGTCGCCCAGCCCCGGTCCGCGGTGTGCAGCGAGGGGTCGGCCAGCGCCTCGGTTCCGGTGGGCAGCATCCAGTCCCCCTTGGCCAGGCGCACCATGTTGGCCGGCCTGAGCAGGAAGTCGATGAACTCCACCGCCTCCTTCCTGTGCGGGCTGTCCTCGGCGACGGACAGGGTCTGCGGGCTCACCCCCTGCGCGAGCCCGTCCCGGCCCGCCGGGGCGGGCAGCACCGACCACTCGAAGCCCTTCGGGGCCTGCTCCACGATCTGCTGGCGGTACGAGAACCCGAGCGGGACCATCGCGTACTTGCCGCCGAAGAAGCCGGGCAGGGTGTCGCCGCCGCCCATGCCGAGCGCGGTGCGGGCGGCGCTGTGGTCGGTGTTGACCTGGTCGTGGATGGTGCCCGGGACGACCTGGTCGCCCTCCCCCATCGCGACGGTCACCTTGCCGTCGGCGCCCCGGTGGAAGAGCTCGCCGCCCGCCGAGAGGCCGAGGTTGAGGGTGACGGAGACCGGCTCCTTGAGCGGCCAGGCGACCCCGTAACGGCCCTTGCCGGTCAGCTCCTCGGTCACCTGGCGGAACTCCGTCCAGCTCCAGGGCTTCTCGGGGGTCGGGATGCGGACCCCGGACTCCTTAAGGATCTTGGTGTTGGCGATCAGGACCCGGGGCTCCTGGAGGAAGGGGACGCCGTACACCCCGCCGTCGAAGGTCGCCGTCTCCCAGCTGTTGCGCGGGATGCCCTCGGTGAGCGCGTCCGGGAGGAGGGGGTGGAGGTCGGCGAGATAGCCCCCGTACGCGAAGTCGGCGAGGTCGTCGGAGGCGTCGTGGATGATGTCGGGCGCCTCGCCGCCCTCGAAGGAGGTGAGGAGCTGGTCGTGGACGCTGTCCCAGCTGCCCTGGACGTACTCGACCCGGATGTCGGGGTGGGCCGCGTTCCACTCCTTCACCAGCTGCTTGTTGATGTCGACGGACTCCTTCTGCCAGGCCAGCGACTGGAAGCGGAGGGTGATCCTCCCGTCGGCGTCGCCGTGGTCGCCCCCGCCGCAGCCGGTGAGCAGCAGGGCGAGCGCGGTGGCCGTCGCGGCAGCGTTGCGTACCAGCGCGCGCATCAGTTCTTCACCGCCCCGGCCAGCATGCCGCCGGTGATCCGCCGCTGGATCACGGCGAACAGCACGAGCGAGGGGAGGGTGGCGAGGAACGCGGCGGCGGCGAGCGGCCCGAGGTCGCTGGCGCCCTCGGCGCCGAGGAAGTGCGTCAGTACGACCGGCAACGTCTGCTTCTCCGGGGTCTTGAGGAGGACGAGCGCGAAGAAGAACTCGTTCCACGCGGTGATGAACGCGAAGAGGGCCGTGGCGACGATCCCCGGGGCCAGCAGCGGGGCGGTGACGGAGACCAGCGTGCGCAGCCGCCCGGCCCCGTCGACCGCCGCCGCCTCCTCCAGCTCGCGCGGCACGGCCCGTACGTAACCGACGAGCATCCACAGCGCGAAGGGCAGGGCCCACACCACGTAGACCAGGATCAGGCCCCCGAGGGTGTTGATCAGGTGCAGGTTCTTCAGGACCAGGAAGAGCGGAATGATCAGCAGGACGAAGGGGAACGCCTGGCTGACGATCACCCAGCCGGTGGCGGCCGTGGCGAGGCGGGTGCGGTGGCGGGCCATCACATAGGCCATCGGGGTCGCGATGAGCACGGCGATCAGCCCGGCCGAGAGCGCGGCGATCAGCGAGTTGGCGGTGGCCCGCAGCAGCGGCTGCTCGTCGAACGCCTGCCGGAAGTTGTCCAGCGTCGGGTGCTGCGGAATCCAGGTCGGGTGCAGGGAGCCCAGCTCCGGGGCGGGCTTGAAGGCGGTGGAGATCAGCCACAGGAAGGGGAACGCGAGGAAGACCAGGTAGCACAGCAGCGCCGCGTACTGCCCGGCGCGCACGGACCGTTTGGTACGCATGCTCATCGGTCGTCGCCTCCCCTGAGCCGCCCGGCGAGATACACGGCGAGGATCACGGAGATCACCGCGACCATGACGCAGCCCATCGCGGCGGCGTAGCCGAACTGCCCGTAGCGGAACGCCTCCTCGTACGCGAAGAGCATCGGCAGCCGGGTGCGGCCGCCGGGGCCGCCGTTGGTCAGGACGTAGACCAGGGCGAAGGAGTTGAAGTTCCAGATGAAATTGAGCGCGGTGATGGAGAGGGCGACCGGTCTGATGGCGGGCCAGGTCACCGTACGGAAGCGGCGCCAGGCGCCCGCCCCGTCCAGCGCGGCGGCCTCGTGGAGCTCGTGCGGGGTGTTCTGGAGCCCGGCCAGCAGGGCGACCGTGGTCTGCGGCATGCCGGACCAGACACCGACGACGATCACGGCGGGCAGCGCGGTCGCGAGCCCGGTGAGCCAGTCTCGGCCGTCCCCGAGCCCGAGGTCGCGGATGGTCTCGTTGAGGATGCCGGCGTCCGGGTTGTAGACGAGGCGCCACATGATGCCGACGACGACCTCGGGCATCGCCCACGGGATGATCGCCAGGGCCCGGGCCAGCCAGCGCATCCGCAGGTTCTCGTTGAGCAGCAGGGCGAGGCCGAGGGCCAGGACGAACTGCGGGACGGTGACGCCGACCGCCCACACCAGGCCGATCCGGAACGACTCCCAGAACAGTCCGTCGTGCAGCAGGTCCTGGAAGTTCAGCGTGCCGATCCACTGCGTGGCGCGGGTGCGGCCGGACTGGGCGTCGGTGAAGGCGAGCGCGATGCCGTAGAGCAGCGGGCCGACGCTGAGGACGAGGATCGGGATGAGGGCGGGCAGCACCAGGAACCAGGTCCCGGCGCCCCGGTCGAGCCGCCCGTCGGTGTGCTTGCCGGACGGTCCGTCGCGCCCGGCCCGTGCGGTTGCACTCGCCAATGTCATGCTTACGCCCCCTTTGCGTCGTTCGACCGGCTACTTGCCGTTCCGGCCGCTCAGGTGGCCTCCGTCATCGTGCTGACGGGCCGCCGGTTCGTCAAGGCGAGCTGCGCGGATGCGAAAATCGGACCATGAACGAGATGGAAGCGCGCGAGGTGCTGGTCGCCGCCGGGTTCCCCGGGGGCGCGGAGCTGCTGGCGCTCGGCGAGAACGCGGTGTTCACGGCCGACGGCCTCGTCGTCAAGGTCGGCCGGGACGCCGTGCGCCACCCCGAGCTGCTGGAGCGGGCCGAGCGCGAGGTGGCCGTCGCCCGGTGGCTCGCGGCGTCCGGTGTCCCCGCCGTGCGGGCCGCCGAGGACGGGGCGCGGCTGGTCCAGGGCCATCCGGTGACCGTGTGGCACCGGCTGCCAGAGGCGGTGCGGCCCGCCGAGCCGCGCGATCTGGCGCCGCTGCTCACCGCCGTCCACGCGCTGCCCGTGCCGGAGGGCTTCGCGCTGCCGCGCCGGGAGCTGCTGGGCGGCGTCGAGCGGTGGCTGCGGCTGGCGGGCGACGCGATCGATCCGGCCGACGCGGCGTATCTGCGCGAGCGGCGCGACGGTTTCGCGGCGGCGGCCGCGGCGCTGGTCCCGCATCTGCCGCCGGGTCCGATCCACGGGGACGCGCTGGCGCGCAACGTCCATGTCGGCCCGGACGGGCCGGTCCTGGTGGACCTGGAGACCTTCTCCTCCGATCTGCGCGAACACGATCTGGTGGTCCTGGCGCTGTCCCGGGACCGGTACGGGCTGGCGGCGGACGCGTATGACGCGTTCACCGGTGCGTACGGGTGGGATGTCCGGGAGTGGGACGGGTGCGGGGTGTTGCGGGGGGCGCGGGAGACGGCGAGCTGTGCGTGGGTGGCACAGCATGCGCCGTCGAACGGTGCCGCTCTCGCGGAGTTCCGGCGCCGGGTGGCGTCGCTGCGGGAGGGTGACCCCTCGGTGCGGTGGTATCCGTTCTGAGTCGGCTGGGGTGCCCGGCGCGCCGGACCAGCGTTGTGTCCTCAATCGCCGGACGGGCTTGATGGCGCCGACGTCCGGGCCCCGGGCAGAAACCCGAGCCCGTCCGGCGATTGAGGACACACGCGGGTCAGGCGTTCGTGCGGACCGGCTGTCGTACCGGCCACTGGCCGTCCACCACCGCGTCCGGGGTGCCCTTGCGGCGGAGGAAGTTCTGGAAGTCCGCCGCCCACTCCGCGTGCCAGGTGATCTGGCGGGCGTGCAGGGCGTCCGCCGGGAGTTCGGCCACCACGCGGTGGCGGGCGGCTATCGCGTACGCCACGCGGACCGCGGCCAGCGCGTCCGCCGTCGCGTCGTGGGCGCCGCCGTGCACCACGCCGTACTCGACGCAGACCGCCTCCAGATTCCGCTTGCCCTTGCGGTAGCGGTCGACCGCGCGGTCGATGGTGTACGGGTCGATGACGGGGCCGACGGGCGCGCCGTCCAGCCGGTCGGCGAGCGGCGGCAGCCCGTGGCGGTGCAACTCGGCGGTGAGCAGCGTCAGATCGAACGCGGCGTTGTACGCGACGACCGGGACGCCCCGGCGCCAGTAGCCGGCCAGCGTGTCGGCGATCTCGTCGGCCACCTCGCGCGCGGGCCGGCCCTCCGACGCGGCCCGCTCGCTGCTGATGCCGTGGATCGCGGACGCCTGGGCGGGGATGCGGATGCCCGGGTCGGCCAGCCAGGTGTGCCGGGCGGTCGGCTCACCGTCCCGGTCGTCCACCGCGATGACCGCGGCCGTGACGATCCGGGCCTCCAGCGGGTCCGTCCCCGTCGTCTCCAGATCGAAGCCGACCAGCGCGTGCCGGTGCCAGCTCATCCCGTACCTCCTTCATGGTGCTCCCCCGGATGACGACCACCCTCGCACGGGCCACTGACAACGCCGCTCAGGAGACCGGCCGGGAGTCCGCCCACACCGACTCGAACTCCTCGCGGTACGTCTCGAACAGCCCGTGCTCGTAACCCTGCCCCGCCCGGACCACCGCACGCCCGCCGCCGCGCAGCACCAGCACCGGTGCCTCCATGCCGCGCGCCCGGCGCAGATAGGTCTGGACGACCCCGACCGCGTCGGCCCCGTCGCCGTCCACCAGGTAGGCCGTGAAGCGCGGGGTCTCGTCGAAGACGTGGATCTGGAAGGCGTCCGGGTCGCGGAGCTTGGCGCGCACCCGGCGGGTGTGCAGGATGTTCATCTCGACGGCCCGGCTCAGCTCGCCCTTCTTCAGGCCGAGCTCCCGCTCGCGGCGCTTGACCGCGCTGCTGGCCGGGTTGATGAAGAGCAGCCGGATCCGGCAGCCCGACTCGGCGAGCCGGATGAGGCGGCGTCCGGAGAAGTTCTGCACCAGCAGGTTGAGCCCGATGCCGATCGCGTCGAGCCGGCGGGCCCCGCCGAACAGGTCCTCGGCGGGCAGCTGGCGCTGGAGGCGCACCCGGTCGGAGTGGACGGAGACCACGTCCGCGTACCGGTCGCCGACCAGCTCCTCGACCGCGTCGACGGGCAGCCGGTCCGCGGAGGGCACCCCCGCGCCGCTGCCCAGCATCTCCAGGAGCCGGGCCGAGGCCCGCTCCGCCTGGGCGAGCACCGCCTCGTTGAGCGCGCGGTTGCGGGAGACGACGTTGCGCGCGACCTCCAGCTCATCGAGCGCCAGTTCGACATCGCGGCGGTCGTCGAAGTACGGCTCGAAGCAAGGCCAGTGCTGGACCATCAGCTCGCGGAGCTGGGGCAGCGTGAGGAAGCTGAGGACGTTGTCGTCGGCCGGGTCGAGCAGATAGCCCTTGCGGCGGGAGACCTCGCGCACGGCGACCGCGCGCTGCACCCACTCCTGTCCGGCGGGCCCGGCGGCGGCCACCACCCAGTCCTCGCCGTGGACGGGCTCGTAGATCGGCCGCAGCACCGCGGCGACGACGGCGCGCAGCCGCTGTTCGACGAGATTCAGCCAGATATAGGCGCGCCCGGCCCTCTGGGCGCGCGTGCGCACCTCGCTCCAGGCGTCGGCGTCCCAGTCCAGCTCCGCACCGATCTCCAGGGGCTGTGCCAGCGATACCGCCCCGGGCGGGACCTCGGCCACGTCCCCTCGTGACCCGCGTCACCCGGGGGCAGCTCGAACCCTCCCGAGCTCACCCACGCACCGCCTTCCACTCCCCACCAACGATCAAGGAAGGGTACTCCGGGAGCGGGAGCCGGTGCAGCCGGATGCGCAGGCTCCTTTACCAACTCCCCATGGAATCAAACCTGTTCCGGTCGGCGGGTTCGACGGGAGTGAGCGGATTCATAGTGATTAAACACCCCAGTGAGGACCGCGAACCGGACAGCTCGGACGGGGGTGCGCCAGGAGGCCGGATCCGGGCGACACGGAGAGGCACGAGGTTGACCGACCGGCCGACGTCCTAGGTAAGGGAGGCTCTTTCGGGGAAGATCTGGCCCGGGGAGAGGCGGCCCGCATTCCCCAGGGCGACCGCGGCAGGACGGGAAGAGTCGAATCCATGCAGGTGTGGCCGGGACAGGCGTACCCGCTCGGTGCCACGTACGACGGCGCCGGGACCAATTTCGCGGTCTTCTCGGAGGCCGCCCACCGAATCGAGTTGTGCCTGCTGCACGACGACGGTTCCGAGACGGCGGTGGAGCTGAGAGAGACCGACGCGTTCGTCCGGCACGCGTATCTGCCCGGGGTGATGCCCGGTCAGCGCTACGGCTTCCGCGTGCACGGACCGTACGAACCGGAGCACGGCATCCGGTGCAACTCCGCCAAGCTGCTCCTCGACCCGTACGCCCGCGCGGTGTCCGGGCAGATCAAGTGGGGCGAGGCGGTCTACGGCTACCCGTTCGGGAAGCCGGACGCGCGCAACGACCTCGACTCCGCCCCGCACACCATGAGCTCGGTCGTGGTGAACCCGTACTTCGACTGGGGCGACGACCGGCGCCCCCGTACGGACTACCACCGCACGGTGATCTACGAGGCCCATGTGAAGGGCCTGACGATGCTCCATCCGGGGCTGCCGAAGGAGCTGCGCGGCACGTACGCCGGGCTGGCGCATCCGGAGATCATCGCCCATCTGACGGAGCTGGGCGTCACGGCGATCGAGCTGATGCCGGTGCACCAGTTCGTGCAGGACCACCGCCTCGCGGACGCGGGGCTCGCCAACTACTGGGGCTACAACACGATCGGCTTCTTCGCTCCGCACAACGCGTACGCCTCCTGGGGCGACCGGGGCGAGCAGGTCCTGGAGTTCAAGCAGGCCGTGCGCGCCCTGCACCAGGCGGGCATCGAGGTCATCCTCGACGTGGTCTACAACCACACCGCCGAGGGCAACCACCTGGGGCCCACGCTGTCCTTCCGGGGGCTGGACAACGCCTCGTACTACCGGCTGACCGACGATCAGCGGTACTACATGGACACCACGGGCACCGGGAACTCGCTGCTCATGCGGTCGCCGCACGTACTCCAGATGATCATGGACTCGCTGCGGTACTGGGTGACCGAGATGCATGTGGACGGCTTCCGCTTCGACCTGGCGGCCACGCTGGCCCGGCAGTTCCACGAGGTGGACCGGCTGTCGTCCTTCTTCGACCTGGTGCAGCAGGACCCGGTGGTCAGCCAGGTCAAGCTGATCGCCGAGCCGTGGGACGTGGGCGAGGGCGGCTACCAGGTGGGGAACTTCCCGCCGCTGTGGACCGAGTGGAACGGCAAGTACCGGGACACGGTCCGCGACCTGTGGCGGGGCGAGCCCCGGACGCTGGCCGAGTTCGCCGGGCGGCTGACCGGGTCCTCGGACCTGTACCAGGACGACGGGCGGCGCCCGCTGGCCTCGATCAACTTCACCACCTGCCACGACGGCTTCACCCTGCACGACCTGGTCTCGTACAACGACAAGCACAACGAGGCCAACGGCGAGGGCAACCGGGACGGCGAGAGCCACAACCGGTCGTGGAACTGCGGCGCCGAGGGCGAGACGGACCGGTCCGAGGTGCTGGAGCTGCGCGAGCGTCAGATGCGCAACTTCATCGCCACGCTGATGCTGTCGCAGGGCGTGCCGATGCTCAGCCACGGCGACGAGTTCGGGCGCACCCAGCAGGGCAACAACAACGCCTACTGCCAGGACAACGAGCTGGCGTGGGTGCACTGGCCCGAGCCCGCCGCCGCGGTGGGCGAGGACGGCGGGGACGAGGACGACGGGCCGGACGGCGGGGCCCAGGACATGAGCCTCCTGGAGTTCACCCGGGCGATGGTGTGGCTGCGCCGCGACCACCCGGTCTTCCGCCGCCGCAGGTTCTTCCACGGCCGCCCGGTGGAGGGCACGCACGACGAGCTGTCCGACATCGCCTGGTTCACGCCCGAGGGCCAGGAGATGACCCAGCGGGACTGGCAGGCCGCCCACGCCAAGGCCCTGACGGTGTTCCTGAACGGGAGCGCCATCTCGGAGCCGGGGCCGCGCGGGGAGCGGATCTCCGACGACTCGTTCCTGCTGATGTTCAACGCGAGCGCCGAGACCCTGGAATTCGCGGTGCCCGTCGACCACGGCCGGCAGTGGCACGCCGTGGTGGACACCGCGCGCCCGGCCGGGGTGCTGCCCGGGGCCGGGCCGAAGGTGGCGGCGGGCGATCGGGTGACGCTGGTGGGCCGCAGCATGGTGGTGCTGCAACGCCCGGCCTGACCGGTCGCACAGGGCCGCCTTTGTCACCCCGTCGTGGCGTTGTGCCCGGCGGGGTGACAGAGGCGGCCCCGATGTGGGTACGAAGCTTTCCATGACGCCTACCGCCACGTACCGGCTCCAGCTCCAGCCGGAGTTCCCGTTCCGCGCCGCCGAGGACGCCGTGCCGTACCTCGCCTCGCTCGGCGTCTCCCATCTGCATCTCTCCCCGGTCCTGGAAGCCGTGCCGGGCTCCCGGCACGGCTACGACGTCACCGACCACGGCCGGGTACGGGAGGAGCTGGGCGGTGAGGAGGGCCTGCGGCGGCTCGCGCGCACCGCGCGGGAGCACGGGCTCGGCCTGGTCCTGGACATCGTGCCCAACCACATGGCGGCCGACCCCGTCCACAACCACGCCCTGCGCGAGGTGCTGCGCGAGGGCCCGGACTCCCCGTACGCCCGCTGGTTCGACATCGACTGGGCGGCCGGTGACGGGCGGGTGCTGCTGCCCGTGCTGGGCGGCCGGATCGGCGACGAGCTGGCGCGGATGCGGGTCGACGGCGAGGTGCTGCGCTACGGCGAGCAGGAGTTCCCGCTCCGTGAGGGCACCGCAGGGCTCCCGCTGCCGGAGCTGCTGGACGCCCAGCACTACCGGCTCGGCTGGTGGCGGCTGGCCCGCACCGAGCTGAACTACCGGCGGTTCTTCACCATCTCGGAGCTGATCGGGGTGCGGGTGGAGGACCCGGAGGTCTTCGCCGCCACCCACGGCAAGATCCTCGAACTGGTCCGGGACGGGGTGGTGGACGGCCTGCGCATCGACCACCCGGACGGCCTCGCCGACCCGGCCGGTTATCTGGAACGGCTCTCCGAGGAGAGCGGCGGGGTGTGGACGGTGGTGGAGAAGATCCTCACCGGCGCCGAACCGCTGCCGGGCGGCTGGGCCGTCGCCGGGACCACGGGCTACGACGCGCTGTACCGGATCGACGGCCTCTTCACCGACCCCCAGGGCGCCGCCGAGCTGCTCGGCCACTACCGCGAGGCGGCGTCCCCGGCCGACGACCGGGGCGGTCACTGGGCGGCGACCGTGCGCCGGGCCGCGTACCGGGTCGTCACCCATGAACTGGCGGCGGAGACCGAGGTGCTGACCCGCCTCGCCTCCCGGATCTGCGCCGGGGACCCCGCGCTGCGCGACCACGCCCCCTGGGCGCTGCGCACCGCCGTCCGCGAGCTGCTGGTTCGCGTCCCGGTCTACCGCCCGTACGTGACGGCGGGCGGCCCCTGCACCGACGCGGCCGAGGCGACGCTCGACGCGACGGCGGTGAGCGACGCCAAGGCGGCGTTCGCGGTACGCGACGAGGCGTCGGCCGTCGACGTGGTGCGGGACCTGGCGCTCGGGCGGCTCGGTGGCGGCGGGGACCGGGAGGCGTTCTGCGCACGGTTCGCGCAGACCTCGTCCGCGCTGCGC from Streptomyces drozdowiczii carries:
- a CDS encoding phosphotransferase enzyme family protein, with protein sequence MNEMEAREVLVAAGFPGGAELLALGENAVFTADGLVVKVGRDAVRHPELLERAEREVAVARWLAASGVPAVRAAEDGARLVQGHPVTVWHRLPEAVRPAEPRDLAPLLTAVHALPVPEGFALPRRELLGGVERWLRLAGDAIDPADAAYLRERRDGFAAAAAALVPHLPPGPIHGDALARNVHVGPDGPVLVDLETFSSDLREHDLVVLALSRDRYGLAADAYDAFTGAYGWDVREWDGCGVLRGARETASCAWVAQHAPSNGAALAEFRRRVASLREGDPSVRWYPF
- a CDS encoding carbohydrate ABC transporter permease, coding for MSMRTKRSVRAGQYAALLCYLVFLAFPFLWLISTAFKPAPELGSLHPTWIPQHPTLDNFRQAFDEQPLLRATANSLIAALSAGLIAVLIATPMAYVMARHRTRLATAATGWVIVSQAFPFVLLIIPLFLVLKNLHLINTLGGLILVYVVWALPFALWMLVGYVRAVPRELEEAAAVDGAGRLRTLVSVTAPLLAPGIVATALFAFITAWNEFFFALVLLKTPEKQTLPVVLTHFLGAEGASDLGPLAAAAFLATLPSLVLFAVIQRRITGGMLAGAVKN
- the treY gene encoding malto-oligosyltrehalose synthase → MTPTATYRLQLQPEFPFRAAEDAVPYLASLGVSHLHLSPVLEAVPGSRHGYDVTDHGRVREELGGEEGLRRLARTAREHGLGLVLDIVPNHMAADPVHNHALREVLREGPDSPYARWFDIDWAAGDGRVLLPVLGGRIGDELARMRVDGEVLRYGEQEFPLREGTAGLPLPELLDAQHYRLGWWRLARTELNYRRFFTISELIGVRVEDPEVFAATHGKILELVRDGVVDGLRIDHPDGLADPAGYLERLSEESGGVWTVVEKILTGAEPLPGGWAVAGTTGYDALYRIDGLFTDPQGAAELLGHYREAASPADDRGGHWAATVRRAAYRVVTHELAAETEVLTRLASRICAGDPALRDHAPWALRTAVRELLVRVPVYRPYVTAGGPCTDAAEATLDATAVSDAKAAFAVRDEASAVDVVRDLALGRLGGGGDREAFCARFAQTSSALRAKAVEDTAYYRYLPLISANEVGGDPGHPAVEPEDFHAFCTRIARDWPATGTALTTHDTKRSAEVRAGIAVLSQCPGRWAGLVAGLGRSAQAAPDPQLAWQAWQTAVGCAGMPAEERAARLEPALLKAVRESGLFTSWTEPDPVYERLASDFVAAGPAADTGPVRSLVEEFAAPLAAHVRAQSLGAALVHLTMPGVPDLYQGTERAYLALVDPDNRRPFAEPSPDAPADEKAELTRAALRLRRERPAVFGESGTYAPLRASGPAASNCVAFCRSGEVVTAVTRLSLRLAESGGWRGTRLALPDDGVWRDLLAPGREFTGGTAEMAELFADRPVALLVRG
- a CDS encoding 3'-5' exonuclease, coding for MSWHRHALVGFDLETTGTDPLEARIVTAAVIAVDDRDGEPTARHTWLADPGIRIPAQASAIHGISSERAASEGRPAREVADEIADTLAGYWRRGVPVVAYNAAFDLTLLTAELHRHGLPPLADRLDGAPVGPVIDPYTIDRAVDRYRKGKRNLEAVCVEYGVVHGGAHDATADALAAVRVAYAIAARHRVVAELPADALHARQITWHAEWAADFQNFLRRKGTPDAVVDGQWPVRQPVRTNA
- a CDS encoding ABC transporter substrate-binding protein, translating into MRALVRNAAATATALALLLTGCGGGDHGDADGRITLRFQSLAWQKESVDINKQLVKEWNAAHPDIRVEYVQGSWDSVHDQLLTSFEGGEAPDIIHDASDDLADFAYGGYLADLHPLLPDALTEGIPRNSWETATFDGGVYGVPFLQEPRVLIANTKILKESGVRIPTPEKPWSWTEFRQVTEELTGKGRYGVAWPLKEPVSVTLNLGLSAGGELFHRGADGKVTVAMGEGDQVVPGTIHDQVNTDHSAARTALGMGGGDTLPGFFGGKYAMVPLGFSYRQQIVEQAPKGFEWSVLPAPAGRDGLAQGVSPQTLSVAEDSPHRKEAVEFIDFLLRPANMVRLAKGDWMLPTGTEALADPSLHTADRGWATGAALAGALRSAPAQSVRGYPEWKDKVATPALQEYYSGAIDAAELKKRLVTDGNRVLARYQR
- the glgX gene encoding glycogen debranching protein GlgX; the encoded protein is MQVWPGQAYPLGATYDGAGTNFAVFSEAAHRIELCLLHDDGSETAVELRETDAFVRHAYLPGVMPGQRYGFRVHGPYEPEHGIRCNSAKLLLDPYARAVSGQIKWGEAVYGYPFGKPDARNDLDSAPHTMSSVVVNPYFDWGDDRRPRTDYHRTVIYEAHVKGLTMLHPGLPKELRGTYAGLAHPEIIAHLTELGVTAIELMPVHQFVQDHRLADAGLANYWGYNTIGFFAPHNAYASWGDRGEQVLEFKQAVRALHQAGIEVILDVVYNHTAEGNHLGPTLSFRGLDNASYYRLTDDQRYYMDTTGTGNSLLMRSPHVLQMIMDSLRYWVTEMHVDGFRFDLAATLARQFHEVDRLSSFFDLVQQDPVVSQVKLIAEPWDVGEGGYQVGNFPPLWTEWNGKYRDTVRDLWRGEPRTLAEFAGRLTGSSDLYQDDGRRPLASINFTTCHDGFTLHDLVSYNDKHNEANGEGNRDGESHNRSWNCGAEGETDRSEVLELRERQMRNFIATLMLSQGVPMLSHGDEFGRTQQGNNNAYCQDNELAWVHWPEPAAAVGEDGGDEDDGPDGGAQDMSLLEFTRAMVWLRRDHPVFRRRRFFHGRPVEGTHDELSDIAWFTPEGQEMTQRDWQAAHAKALTVFLNGSAISEPGPRGERISDDSFLLMFNASAETLEFAVPVDHGRQWHAVVDTARPAGVLPGAGPKVAAGDRVTLVGRSMVVLQRPA
- a CDS encoding carbohydrate ABC transporter permease; its protein translation is MTLASATARAGRDGPSGKHTDGRLDRGAGTWFLVLPALIPILVLSVGPLLYGIALAFTDAQSGRTRATQWIGTLNFQDLLHDGLFWESFRIGLVWAVGVTVPQFVLALGLALLLNENLRMRWLARALAIIPWAMPEVVVGIMWRLVYNPDAGILNETIRDLGLGDGRDWLTGLATALPAVIVVGVWSGMPQTTVALLAGLQNTPHELHEAAALDGAGAWRRFRTVTWPAIRPVALSITALNFIWNFNSFALVYVLTNGGPGGRTRLPMLFAYEEAFRYGQFGYAAAMGCVMVAVISVILAVYLAGRLRGGDDR